From one Streptomyces sp. NBC_01478 genomic stretch:
- a CDS encoding phytanoyl-CoA dioxygenase family protein, giving the protein MSPITARTRTWLTEADCDLDAFRSLVEQRTDLADHPTAERIEQNVPLYDSARLRALAATAEGRRDVQSELVRALLDGPGIVVLKGAFPDEAVVDRASDAFRALIEEERSSGAARGDHFAKPGANDRVWNALDKVAVRTPEAFADYYANDILELISEAWLGPAYQVTSQVNVVNPGGAAQNVHRDYHLGFLSQEQAAAYPAHVHRLSPVLTLQGAVAHCDMPVESGPTLYLPHSQKFEPGYLAWRLPQFVEYFDANRVQLPLEKGDAVFFNPALFHAAGHNRSADIKRMANLLQISSAFGRAMETVDREAMANALFPVLLTRKAEGVSEDWLRRVIAATAEGYPFPTNLDLDPPVEGLAPPSQADLLRLAVAEDWEPERLHHELQAATKRRQS; this is encoded by the coding sequence ATGTCTCCCATAACCGCAAGGACGCGGACTTGGTTGACCGAGGCGGACTGCGATCTCGACGCGTTCCGCTCCCTCGTCGAGCAGCGCACCGACCTCGCCGACCACCCCACGGCCGAGCGCATCGAACAGAACGTCCCGCTCTACGACAGCGCCCGGCTCCGTGCTCTCGCGGCCACCGCCGAGGGCCGCCGGGACGTACAGAGCGAGCTGGTGCGGGCACTGCTCGACGGACCCGGCATCGTGGTCCTCAAAGGCGCCTTCCCGGACGAGGCCGTCGTGGACCGGGCGTCCGACGCCTTCCGGGCGCTGATCGAGGAGGAGCGCTCGAGCGGTGCGGCGCGCGGCGACCACTTCGCCAAGCCCGGCGCGAACGACCGTGTCTGGAACGCCCTGGACAAGGTGGCCGTACGGACGCCCGAGGCGTTCGCCGACTACTACGCCAACGACATCCTGGAGCTGATCTCCGAGGCCTGGCTCGGCCCCGCCTACCAGGTCACCTCGCAGGTCAACGTGGTCAACCCGGGCGGCGCGGCGCAGAACGTGCACCGCGACTACCACCTCGGTTTCCTCTCCCAGGAGCAGGCGGCGGCCTATCCCGCGCACGTCCACCGGCTCTCGCCGGTGCTGACCCTGCAGGGCGCGGTGGCCCACTGCGACATGCCCGTCGAGTCCGGCCCGACGCTCTATCTGCCGCACTCGCAGAAGTTCGAGCCCGGCTATCTCGCCTGGCGGCTCCCGCAGTTCGTGGAGTACTTCGACGCCAACCGCGTCCAACTCCCCCTGGAGAAGGGCGACGCGGTCTTCTTCAACCCCGCGCTCTTCCACGCCGCTGGACACAACCGCTCGGCCGACATCAAGCGCATGGCCAATCTGCTCCAGATCTCCTCCGCCTTCGGGCGTGCCATGGAGACGGTGGACCGCGAGGCGATGGCGAACGCCCTGTTCCCGGTGCTGCTGACCCGCAAGGCCGAGGGCGTCTCCGAGGACTGGCTGCGCCGCGTGATCGCCGCCACCGCCGAGGGCTACCCCTTCCCCACCAACCTCGACCTCGACCCGCCGGTCGAGGGTCTGGCCCCGCCCTCGCAGGCGGACCTCCTGCGGCTGGCCGTCGCGGAGGACTGGGAGCCGGAGCGGCTGCACCATGAACTGCAGG
- a CDS encoding LacI family DNA-binding transcriptional regulator encodes MRHQYPIREIARQAGLSTATVDRVLNQRGNVTESTIREVQEAIKDLDRQQSQVRLGGRTFMVDIVMQTPERFSTAVRDALEAELPSLHPALVRSRFHFRETCPPAELTATLDGIARRGTQGVILKAPDEPEIAAAVGRLVAAGVPVVTLVTDLPHSARLAYVGIDNRAAGATAAYLLGQWLGKRPGNVLTTISRGSFRGEEEREMGFRSAMRIADPRRSLVEVTDSDGLDATQHELVLEALKRDEDIVAVYSAGGGNVATLDAFDALGRECAVFIAHDLDHDNTRLLRERRLSAVLHHDLRQDMRRACQIIMRAHKALPDDGPSLPSAIQVVTPFNLPPGAPSVPVVD; translated from the coding sequence ATGCGACATCAGTACCCGATCAGGGAAATCGCCCGCCAGGCCGGGCTGAGCACGGCCACCGTCGACCGCGTCCTCAACCAGCGGGGCAATGTCACGGAGAGCACCATCAGGGAGGTCCAGGAAGCCATCAAGGACCTGGACCGCCAGCAGAGCCAGGTCCGGCTCGGCGGCCGTACCTTCATGGTCGACATCGTGATGCAGACGCCGGAGCGGTTCTCCACCGCCGTACGGGACGCACTCGAAGCCGAACTCCCTTCCCTGCACCCCGCGTTGGTGCGTTCGCGCTTCCACTTCCGGGAGACCTGCCCGCCCGCCGAACTGACCGCGACACTGGACGGGATCGCGAGGCGCGGGACACAGGGCGTGATCCTCAAGGCACCCGACGAGCCGGAGATCGCCGCCGCCGTCGGGCGGCTGGTCGCGGCCGGTGTCCCCGTCGTCACCCTGGTGACCGACCTGCCCCACAGCGCGCGCCTCGCCTACGTCGGCATCGACAACCGAGCGGCCGGCGCCACCGCCGCGTACCTCCTCGGACAGTGGCTGGGCAAGCGGCCCGGCAATGTGCTCACCACCATCAGCCGGGGCTCGTTCCGGGGCGAGGAGGAGCGCGAGATGGGCTTCCGCAGCGCGATGCGCATCGCCGACCCCCGACGGTCCCTGGTGGAGGTCACCGACAGTGACGGGCTGGATGCCACCCAGCACGAACTCGTCCTGGAGGCGCTGAAACGGGACGAGGACATCGTCGCCGTGTACTCGGCGGGCGGCGGCAACGTCGCTACCCTCGACGCCTTCGACGCGTTGGGCCGGGAGTGCGCGGTGTTCATCGCCCACGACCTGGACCACGACAACACCCGGCTGCTGCGCGAGCGTCGGCTGTCCGCGGTCCTCCACCACGACCTGCGCCAGGACATGCGCCGCGCCTGCCAGATCATCATGCGCGCCCACAAGGCCCTTCCCGACGACGGCCCCTCGCTGCCCTCGGCGATCCAGGTGGTCACACCGTTCAACCTGCCGCCGGGGGCGCCGTCCGTACCGGTGGTCGACTGA
- a CDS encoding YbhB/YbcL family Raf kinase inhibitor-like protein, producing MTLLGRLLRNRRAGEAHAAWNLPNLPGPEQLTLTSRDFGDGEAMSLKHCAKTIGGEDVSPHLAWTSLPPGTAQLLLVVEDMDVPMTKPAVHCLTLIDPATGHLEPGALAARHPGPGVRILRSTVGRGYHGPAPVKGHGPHRYVFQLFALATPVDSAPTTTPVDRARPRALLTTVTGPVLGRGRLTGVYER from the coding sequence ATGACCCTGCTCGGCCGACTCCTGAGGAACCGCAGAGCGGGCGAGGCCCACGCGGCATGGAACCTGCCCAACCTGCCGGGTCCCGAGCAACTGACCCTCACCAGCCGGGACTTCGGCGACGGCGAGGCCATGTCGCTCAAGCACTGCGCGAAGACGATCGGCGGCGAGGACGTGTCGCCGCACCTGGCGTGGACCTCGCTCCCGCCCGGCACCGCTCAACTCCTCCTCGTCGTGGAGGACATGGACGTCCCGATGACCAAGCCCGCCGTGCACTGCCTCACCCTGATCGACCCGGCGACCGGACACCTGGAGCCCGGCGCGCTGGCCGCACGGCACCCGGGTCCCGGGGTGCGGATCCTCCGCTCCACCGTCGGACGGGGCTACCACGGTCCCGCACCCGTCAAAGGCCACGGGCCGCACCGCTACGTCTTCCAGCTCTTCGCCCTCGCGACCCCCGTGGACAGCGCCCCCACCACGACACCGGTGGACCGGGCCCGCCCCCGCGCCCTCCTGACCACCGTCACCGGACCCGTCCTCGGCCGCGGCCGGCTGACCGGCGTCTACGAGCGCTGA
- a CDS encoding cysteine hydrolase family protein — protein MPLTTIDPASALVVVDLQKGIVSALADDPITGAAVKRATHLATEFRRHGLPVVLVNVTGRAPGRTDTGRSANTPAPPAGWADLVDELDVRPTDRLITKRRRSAFHDTGLDTLLRDLGVTQVVLCGIATGSGVESTARSASDHGYHVVLVTDAMGDPDPEIHRHSVERVFPKLGETATTAEVVDMVEATR, from the coding sequence ATGCCATTGACAACGATCGACCCCGCGTCCGCGCTCGTCGTGGTCGACCTGCAGAAGGGCATCGTCTCGGCCCTCGCCGACGATCCGATCACCGGCGCCGCCGTCAAGCGGGCGACCCACCTGGCCACCGAGTTCCGACGGCACGGTCTTCCCGTGGTCCTGGTCAACGTCACCGGACGCGCTCCGGGACGTACCGACACCGGACGGTCCGCCAACACACCTGCCCCGCCCGCCGGTTGGGCCGACCTCGTCGACGAACTCGACGTACGGCCGACCGACCGTCTGATCACCAAGCGGCGGCGCAGCGCGTTCCACGACACCGGACTCGACACGCTCCTGCGGGACTTGGGCGTCACCCAGGTCGTGCTGTGCGGTATCGCGACCGGCTCGGGCGTCGAGTCAACGGCCCGTTCGGCCTCGGACCACGGCTATCACGTCGTCCTGGTCACCGACGCCATGGGCGATCCCGACCCCGAGATCCATCGGCACAGCGTCGAGCGCGTCTTCCCCAAGCTCGGTGAGACCGCGACCACCGCCGAGGTCGTCGACATGGTGGAGGCGACGCGATGA